A window from Agrobacterium tumefaciens encodes these proteins:
- a CDS encoding ABC transporter substrate-binding protein, translating into MGIAKYMMAGALVLASVSAGAMTAHAEDVTLTLWSLDRDIQPAPNLIKEFNALNNGIKIEYRQLQFDDVVSESMRAYSTGNAPDIIAIDNPNHAMFASRGAFLDVTDMIAKSDVIKTENYFPGPLKSVTWDGKYFGVPKATNTIALYYNKDLFKAAGLDAAKPPQTWDELVDAARKLTNPAKNVYGISFSAKANEEGTFQFLPWAQMAGATYKNINTDGAVKALATWKTLLDEKLASPDTLTRSQWDSTATFNAGNAAMAISGPWEIDRMLKDAKFDWGVTLLPVPTPDAPRSSAMGDYNWAIFSKTKHPAEAFKAIEFFASKDKDMFKNFGQLPARSDIPVPPTGNALKDEALKTFVEQLKYAQPRGPSPEWPKISKAIQDAIQGALSGQMTPKAALDQAAEKIKLVDG; encoded by the coding sequence ATGGGTATCGCGAAATACATGATGGCCGGTGCGCTTGTTCTGGCAAGCGTATCTGCCGGTGCGATGACTGCGCATGCGGAAGATGTGACCTTGACCTTGTGGTCGCTGGATCGTGATATCCAGCCCGCGCCGAACCTCATCAAAGAGTTCAACGCGCTCAACAACGGCATCAAGATCGAATATCGGCAATTGCAATTCGATGATGTGGTGAGCGAATCCATGCGCGCCTATTCGACCGGCAATGCACCTGATATCATCGCCATCGATAACCCCAACCACGCCATGTTCGCCTCACGCGGCGCCTTTCTCGACGTGACGGACATGATTGCGAAGTCGGATGTCATCAAGACGGAAAACTACTTTCCGGGTCCGCTGAAATCGGTGACGTGGGACGGCAAATATTTCGGCGTTCCGAAAGCGACGAACACGATTGCGCTTTATTACAACAAGGACCTGTTCAAGGCCGCCGGTCTCGATGCGGCAAAACCGCCGCAGACCTGGGACGAGCTGGTGGATGCTGCCCGCAAACTCACCAACCCCGCGAAGAATGTCTACGGCATCAGCTTCAGCGCCAAGGCGAACGAGGAAGGCACCTTCCAGTTCCTGCCCTGGGCGCAGATGGCGGGCGCGACCTACAAGAACATCAACACCGATGGCGCGGTGAAGGCGCTTGCGACGTGGAAAACCCTGCTCGACGAGAAGCTCGCTTCGCCGGATACGCTGACGCGCAGCCAGTGGGACTCCACCGCTACCTTCAATGCTGGCAACGCGGCCATGGCAATCTCCGGCCCCTGGGAAATCGACCGCATGCTCAAGGACGCCAAGTTCGATTGGGGCGTGACGCTGCTGCCGGTTCCGACACCGGACGCGCCGCGGTCTTCGGCCATGGGCGACTACAACTGGGCGATCTTCTCCAAGACCAAACATCCCGCCGAAGCCTTCAAGGCGATCGAGTTCTTCGCCTCGAAGGACAAGGACATGTTCAAGAACTTCGGCCAATTGCCGGCACGTTCCGATATTCCGGTTCCGCCCACCGGCAATGCGCTGAAGGACGAAGCGCTCAAGACCTTCGTTGAACAGCTGAAATATGCGCAGCCGCGCGGTCCCTCACCGGAATGGCCGAAGATTTCCAAGGCCATCCAGGATGCCATCCAGGGCGCCCTGTCGGGTCAGATGACGCCGAAGGCGGCACTTGATCAGGCCGCTGAAAAGATAAAGCTGGTCGACGGCTGA
- a CDS encoding sugar phosphate isomerase/epimerase family protein, which translates to MSNPATSIRIGTMVSASKGQAAERIGQIADLGFESFEPFFWQTTNGQDLAELGKRCLEAIGDRDITIGTLGMFGNPLEETEIDLETLQGWKDCIDNAHHFGATCVAGFTGRLRGKPLPESLPRYRQIWSELAKRAADKGVKIAFENCAMDGNWQTGDWNIAHNPDAWELMFNETPDEHIGIEWEPCHQMVYLIDPLPQIRKWADKIFHVHGKDATIRWDVIREHGIFGKEKFVFMRTPGFGDSNWTDIISELRLAGWSGSIDIEGWHDPVYRDALEMTGQVHGLNYLKKCRGGDFVVDPT; encoded by the coding sequence GTGAGCAATCCGGCAACATCCATCCGCATCGGCACCATGGTCAGCGCCAGTAAGGGACAGGCGGCTGAGCGCATCGGCCAGATCGCCGATCTCGGCTTTGAAAGCTTCGAGCCATTCTTCTGGCAGACGACCAATGGGCAGGACCTTGCCGAACTCGGCAAGCGCTGCCTTGAGGCAATCGGCGACCGTGACATCACCATCGGCACGCTCGGCATGTTCGGCAATCCGCTTGAGGAAACCGAGATCGACCTTGAGACATTGCAGGGCTGGAAAGACTGTATCGACAACGCCCATCATTTCGGCGCCACCTGCGTTGCCGGGTTCACCGGCAGGCTGCGCGGCAAACCGCTGCCGGAAAGCCTGCCCAGATACAGGCAAATCTGGAGCGAGCTTGCCAAGCGCGCCGCCGACAAGGGCGTGAAGATCGCCTTTGAAAACTGTGCCATGGACGGCAACTGGCAGACAGGCGACTGGAACATCGCGCATAATCCCGATGCCTGGGAACTGATGTTCAACGAAACGCCGGATGAGCACATCGGCATCGAATGGGAACCCTGCCACCAGATGGTCTATCTCATCGATCCGCTGCCGCAGATCCGCAAATGGGCGGACAAGATTTTCCATGTGCACGGCAAGGACGCGACCATTCGCTGGGACGTCATTCGCGAGCACGGCATTTTCGGCAAGGAGAAATTCGTCTTCATGCGCACGCCGGGCTTCGGCGACAGCAACTGGACGGACATTATTTCCGAACTGCGCCTCGCCGGCTGGTCCGGCTCGATCGACATCGAAGGCTGGCATGACCCGGTCTATCGCGACGCGCTGGAAATGACGGGCCAAGTGCATGGCCTGAACTATCTGAAAAAATGCCGCGGCGGCGATTTCGTCGTCGATCCGACATAA
- a CDS encoding Gfo/Idh/MocA family protein produces the protein MTVNAVLCGCGAMAKGWLRAIQSTPEIAGAIRIAGLVDLNEGTARALAEEFALTDAVIGTDLRAVLAETKADILFDIVIPQARFAVVQAGLAAGCHVLSEKPLAASMEEAATLVELAKKAGKIHAVVQNRRFIAGIRRLRRALEDGVIGDLTAIHCDFFLGPHFGGFREEMKNVLLLDMAIHTFDAARFVANEKPLSVFCVEKNPVGSWYAHGASANAIFEFSNDVVFTYRGSWCAEGERTSWEARWRLIGSKGMILWDGEDNFSASVAGDEPGLLRGFKTVNVSDAVSEKDTRGHASVILSFLESIRTGEMPETASFDNINSLAMVIGAIESARLGQRVSIAA, from the coding sequence ATGACAGTTAATGCGGTTTTATGCGGGTGCGGAGCCATGGCCAAAGGCTGGTTGCGCGCCATTCAATCCACGCCGGAAATCGCCGGCGCGATAAGGATCGCCGGGCTGGTTGATCTGAACGAGGGCACGGCCCGCGCACTTGCCGAAGAATTCGCTCTCACTGACGCGGTCATCGGCACCGATCTTCGCGCGGTTCTTGCTGAAACGAAAGCCGACATCCTTTTTGATATCGTCATCCCGCAGGCACGCTTTGCCGTGGTTCAAGCCGGTCTCGCGGCCGGATGCCACGTCCTCAGCGAGAAGCCGCTTGCCGCCTCGATGGAGGAAGCCGCCACGCTGGTGGAGCTGGCGAAAAAAGCCGGCAAAATTCATGCTGTGGTGCAAAACCGGCGGTTTATTGCCGGTATCCGGCGGCTGCGCCGCGCACTGGAAGACGGCGTCATTGGTGACCTGACGGCCATCCATTGCGATTTCTTCCTCGGCCCGCATTTCGGCGGCTTTCGTGAGGAGATGAAGAACGTCCTGCTTCTCGACATGGCGATCCACACCTTCGATGCAGCCCGTTTTGTTGCCAATGAAAAGCCCCTTTCCGTCTTTTGCGTGGAGAAGAACCCGGTCGGCTCCTGGTATGCCCATGGGGCGAGCGCCAACGCCATTTTCGAATTCTCAAATGATGTCGTCTTCACCTATCGCGGTTCATGGTGCGCCGAAGGCGAGCGGACCAGCTGGGAAGCGCGCTGGCGGCTGATCGGTTCCAAGGGCATGATCCTCTGGGACGGCGAAGACAATTTCTCCGCCTCCGTGGCCGGGGACGAACCGGGGCTTCTGCGTGGATTTAAGACCGTAAACGTTTCCGATGCCGTTTCCGAGAAGGACACGCGCGGCCATGCCAGCGTCATTCTCTCGTTCCTCGAATCCATCCGCACGGGTGAGATGCCGGAAACGGCCTCCTTCGACAACATCAACAGCCTTGCCATGGTGATCGGCGCGATCGAAAGCGCCCGCCTCGGCCAGCGTGTTTCCATTGCAGCATAA
- a CDS encoding LacI family DNA-binding transcriptional regulator — protein MKGIRQLADYLEISIGTVSRALNGKPDVNEETRRRVLEAAEKLGYVANQSGRSLRQGTTNVIGLMTGSDAQTVENSDNFFLGVTDGLQSVFSGHNLDLIVLPCPGEEDPDEYLKRMVARRMVDAMIISATRRTDKRVDFLKQNRLPFVALGRTASSDDHAWIDLDFEGVAKNAVDRLVAAGHRSIAVAAPDSDINLGYVFLEGYRRALEDNGIAYDSSLVIRAKSSEQGGYHAASEWLQMRPRPTAIVLIYELMAVGLYRRLAEAGLKTGRDLAVIGFRDGPRGQFLEPRLTSFRMSLHDLGVTVAQTLLSTMPAYAPFYPEQARHCVWPMLLVPGESDPAPAPQAAASGGVKA, from the coding sequence ATGAAAGGAATCCGGCAGCTTGCCGACTATCTGGAGATATCGATAGGCACCGTTTCCCGTGCCCTGAACGGCAAGCCCGATGTGAACGAAGAGACGCGACGCCGTGTTCTCGAAGCGGCGGAAAAGCTCGGTTATGTCGCCAACCAGTCCGGCCGCAGCCTCAGGCAGGGAACCACCAATGTCATCGGCCTGATGACCGGCAGCGACGCGCAGACCGTTGAAAACTCCGACAACTTCTTTCTGGGTGTGACGGATGGCCTGCAAAGCGTGTTTTCCGGACATAATCTCGATCTCATCGTGCTGCCCTGCCCGGGGGAGGAGGATCCGGATGAATATTTGAAGCGCATGGTGGCTCGCCGCATGGTGGATGCGATGATCATTTCCGCGACCCGGCGCACCGACAAACGTGTCGATTTCCTGAAGCAGAACCGCCTGCCTTTCGTGGCGCTCGGCCGAACAGCTTCCAGCGATGATCACGCCTGGATCGACCTCGATTTCGAGGGTGTGGCGAAAAATGCCGTCGACCGGCTTGTTGCCGCCGGGCATCGTTCGATCGCTGTGGCTGCGCCCGACAGCGATATCAATCTCGGTTACGTTTTTCTGGAAGGATACAGGCGCGCGCTGGAAGACAATGGCATCGCCTATGATTCCTCCCTGGTCATCCGCGCCAAATCGAGCGAGCAGGGCGGTTATCACGCCGCCAGCGAATGGCTGCAGATGCGGCCCCGGCCAACGGCCATCGTGCTGATCTACGAGTTGATGGCGGTCGGTCTTTATCGCCGTCTTGCGGAAGCGGGCCTGAAAACGGGGCGGGATCTCGCCGTCATCGGCTTCCGCGATGGTCCACGCGGCCAGTTTCTCGAGCCGCGCCTCACCAGTTTCCGCATGTCCCTGCATGATCTCGGCGTGACGGTGGCGCAGACGCTATTGTCGACCATGCCGGCCTATGCGCCGTTTTATCCCGAGCAGGCCCGTCATTGCGTCTGGCCCATGCTTCTGGTGCCAGGCGAGAGCGATCCCGCGCCTGCTCCACAGGCCGCTGCGTCCGGTGGCGTCAAAGCTTGA